The Hevea brasiliensis isolate MT/VB/25A 57/8 chromosome 1, ASM3005281v1, whole genome shotgun sequence DNA segment GAATCAGATTCTGCTAATCTTGTTGCTGCTATAACTAATTTCCCGTCTGTTATGTGCTGGGAAATCCAAGCCTCTTTTGCTGCTTTTCATCATTTTGCTTCTTATTTTCATCATGTTTAATTCTCCCATGTTAAAAGGAAAGCCAATGAAGTTGCTCGCCTTGTTGCAAAGCTTAGTTTTGGGCATTTGCTGCCTTCAAATTGGCTTTTGGCAGCTTCTGCTGGTTTGCCCCATTTGTTAGCTGTTGATGCTTTGGTTGTGTTGTATATATGTGTCATAAACGCTAATTggtaaaattctttttttttttttttaatttcaaaattatttatttttatttctaaaattcgttaactcaaaattttattctttgattttttaaatttaatcaatttaagtcttagaaattttaaaatttgattgcattaaattatgattttatatttttcattaatGATATTATATATGAGAATTAATGTATTTGATTTTGCCTAAAATTTGATGTCAATTTGAATCTTATTGCATATTTTAACTGGATCATCAATCTCCACCTATAATTAGAGGTGACAACTGAGtaagataaatttaaattatttaaaccgTAGATtattcaagatttttttttttttggtgagtTTGAATTGACAAATTTTATATGATAGATTGATTCGAGTTATTTatcaaattattatataaaaagaaTTTCAAAGTTAAATTgagataaaattatatatatgaatattttaataaaattactggATTAAAATTTATCACCTCTATTTATAATTAATAGctgaaatttaaatatatattctcctttaaaaagtaaagaaaaatgtattaaaaaaaaaaggtttgtaTTTAGGCATGCAATTATTTCAAGTGTATAATGTATGCTTCCTAGGGAAGGAAAATGTCTTAAACCATTAAAAGTTTATGGGTGGGTAGATGACTTCTTTGTCAAAGTTTTGGAAAAGTATCATTTAATTCTTTAGAATTATTCAAGCCTTTAAACAATACATAAAAGCATGTACTAATATAAGCTCGATCTGAGTTTAACGatcattagattaaatatttatattaaaaaatatataaaattaattaaaatatatttatagaatacaaaaatatatatataaatatttaatctaatagtAATAAGCTCACTCTTTTACGAGTTTTGTAGTCAAAGTTGCCGGTAGAAGAATTTTAAGGACGCAATTCAAAGGAAACTTCCATAGAGAGGAATGATGAGAGGCTTCCTCACCTTGAAACCTTGAAGTAGTTCCGGCTAGACCCAGTCATGGTTTTggttcaaaattattttttttcaaaatggtTCTTATTTTAAACAGTTTTAGAACGATTCCGGTTCAGCGCTAAATATtatcaaattataataaataattagatattatttattttgtttttaatgtaaAAAATCAAAAAGACACGAACATAAACTCAAAATAATTCctttaagaaaagaaatttttGAATTGGGCCGGTTGCAAGTATAGTTCAAAAGGGAAAGTCTCGAATCGGCCCCCTAATTCATGTTCAAGGTCTGAAACTATTGACCCAGGCTGATTTCGAGTTTGACTTAGCTGATTCGCGTCCAGTTCACAGGCCGAAACGACCCTTGGCCTGGTCTCAATGCAGCCATGCATGATTCGGTTCAAAGCtggaattggatttaaattgtatcacttacaatttaaaattaaaattattttgattaaaattaatgagtttaatttaaaattgaatttttttaatttaatttgttaaattaaaatcgaattaaactcaaaattaaattaaattgatcagttttttttaattaaactgTTGAAATGAACATAATATAATACTTTATAACAAGCTTGGAATACAGTCTTATCatataataatataatgaaattagtgtgaaaaaatttataaaattaataaatttttataatttatttaaaattttgtttaCTTTTTATTCAATATAATTAATTCTATAGAACAAAATATTAAActcgaaataatttttttttaaagtttcaaatatgttaaatataaatttacaaataaattttataaaattcatttattgCTTAAATTCAGGTATGGTAGAAATCTTATATGATAAATTCTTTTCAAGTGAGTTAAATAAATTAGGCCACCACTCGGAGTATCAAGCTCGCAAGTTGGGACTGGTTTTAATACCAATTGAACTATGTGAAGAATAGACCACTTAAGAATAACTAACCCTTGAAAATCAACTTGTGAGGAAAAGGTCCCTAGAAACTTATTAACCTCTCACTAAGATTGTTACTTAGCGATGTGAAATCGTAACACGAATCTATTAAATAAATAAGGGCTTAACGATGTGAATCGTAGCACGAATCTATTAAATAAGTGAGGTAAGCTCGCAAGCCTTAacaagtcaaatatcaatcaaatattaataaactcaAACTTAGCTCATTTATTAAACGAGTCTAAAAATTAGGTTTAAGCTTGACTCGTTTGAAAAAGGAATCAAGTCTAGCCGAGCTTTTATAAAACGAACTTCAAATAGCTCATGAGTAGCTTAGTTTATTTACAGCCATGCCTAAAAGGGATTCGTTTACATCAGTTTGGCAAAACACCATAAGGCAAAAACAATATTTATGTCAACTTCATGCAAAGAGACTATCCCTGCACCAAACCAAGTCTTACAAAGCTTCCTAGCCTCTCATCACTTGGTCTCTGTACAcgctttaattagtttttattaactagTGTCAGCCGAGTCCAAAGATCCCCACTTCACTTTGTTGCTCACTTTTTAATGGACTGTTTAGTGTCCTCTTTAGGTCTGGCTGTGACACAAAATTCATTACTGTCTCCGAGACTTTCATCACAGGATGGACTTGCAGTCTCTACAGTTTTCTGCTCGCAGTTGATTCCAGTCCTCGGACTCCGATCTTCAACTTGCCAGTAGATCCTTTGCCATCACCTTCAGCACCACTGTTAGGCCTAGATGTATCATCCATAGCTTTGTCAGCAACAATAGGTTCATCCTGTGTAACAGCACCGGCAGATTTTCTAGCTTTTCTCTTGGAAATGCTGGTGGCTCTGCTCCTAGAAAACAATCATAATCATTCAGTCTAATATGTCAAATTATCATAATTCAGAATTGATGAAAGCATGCAAACCAACCCTTTCAAATCAATCTTCCGTTGTTTGGCTGACTCCAAAATCACTTCTCCGTTTTGCTTTTGTGGTCTGGTCATATATTTGACAAGGCCAAGACATTAATGAGGCAATATCTTAGTAATCGCTGAGGATCAATGGCAATAATAACTTAGTGTTATTTTTATAGAGCACAGGTCttgtttaatattttattttgtatttataTTTCTCATGGAAATTAAAaggagagattttttttttcttgcatttgtatcataccctCTTTAAAATGTCCTTAACTCACAGATTTAGCATCAAGATGTAGGAAAATAATTATTCTCCACAGACAAGGCAACATAATATACACAGTAGGAGAGGCAGGACAGCCAATTTTACTATTTCTTTCTACAAGATGGAAATAAACAAGAAGGAAAGGAAAAGAACTGTTCACAACATCAGAGCCAAAGAACCTCAAAATAAATTTCTTGAGTTTATGTAGTGAaacataaaaactaaataaacttGGCGCTGTAAAAGGGAAAATAGCAGTATTAATATCATTGGAACAACAGAACTTACTTATCAGATGAAGGATCAGCATTTGGAATATCAGTTTTGGGCTCCTGCTAATATTATCAGCAATTGTAAGACAAGGAAGTTACTTTGCAGAAATAAGTTATTGAGGAAAAATAGCAGGCCTAAACAGAGAAAAAAAGACCCACTTCATCAGGCAAAATAGCACCACCAATTAGTTCCCAACGTTCCCTTCTGAGATTTAGTATTTCTTCATCCCCATCAGCATACAAAACCTAAACAATGTCATCAGCAAAGGCGCTTGAGCTATAATATGGAGAAATGAAAGATAAAGATACAACTGTCATAATGAGAGAAGCATTAAGATGATTCTGAAATGTTCTGTGATTGCCAATTACTCTAACAGGGATGAGCATTTTGGAATGGCTAAAGTAGGGTTAAGCTAGGGCCATCTCACCTTGTGCTTCTTTTTAATAGGGTCATAGGAATCAAGAACTCCTTCATAAAACCTGGAAAATAAGAAAACACGTTCAAGAACAAGCATTGCGTATATGCTGTTAGAAAGATCAAAGTGCAGTTGTTAGAATGGAGATTTGCATAAAGTTCAGAAATTTCAGCCAAAGATGTCTAGCACAAATAAAAAGTCATGAACTAAGTTCACAACTAAGAATAAAAAGCACTTGGTGAAGGGTTTTTCCCCCCCTTTGGGTGAATGATGCAGTTCTTTGCGCTGAGCTAACTTTAGGCATGATTCAGCTCTCACATAAAGCTGGTCAAAAGCTCAAAATACAGCAACAGAAAACATCCACATTCTCCATTTACAAAttacttaaattaattttaaatcctATTCAGCCATACTAGATTTAGTCCCAGTAGGCATAAGTAATTATTAAACTAATCCAATTTCGCATGTGATGTCAGTATGGCATATGCTCTAGAGAGAAGCAAACCCAGAGCTATTCTGTTTTAACTGTTAACAACTATTGAGCTTATGGCCACTATTGACAATTTCAAAAATAATGTGTAACCATGATTGAAAAAGTGCAAATAGTTTTGGGACATTTAATTGGTCACTTCCCtattatatttcacaactccGTCATCAAGAGTAAACACTCACCACCTGCCAGTCTAGTCTACATGGTAAAGACAATAAACGCTGTCCTGGTGATGCAACCACCTCCCAGTCAATTTGCAAGTGTCCGTtcatttatttctctttttttatcTAGTCATTGCCATGGCATGCATATGGCCATATTCTATACTCAAATTCCAATTTTAACTTTTCCAGCTCCTAGTCCCTTCTTTTTTCAGAGTTATGGTGGAAAGCCCTAAAAATTCGACAAAAGTAGTTAATCCTCACTATCTTGCAAGATTATGAAGATTAAGACGCCTAAATGATAGGCACCAAAGAAGAGGTATTTTATCAGCCTCAGATTTGGGATTTGAAGATGAAAATGCCATCATGTATATACATAGTATGAAACTTTAACAAATCCTCCAGTAACGGATGATTGAACACAAGTAAACCAAAGATACTTTTATATTCCtgaaaaaaatcaaagaaagtcTAACCATCCAACAAAATACCATAGAAAAATGAACTATAATAAAACTAAAAGTCTTAAAGGTATCTTACGTCTTGTCCTTCGGCCACCAGACTTTTATTCTTCTACCAGTCAATTGCTCACCAAGATCAGAAGGCTGAATCAGGGGGGGaaaatacataaattaaaaagataataaaTAGGTTGAAGAGTGTGGGAGAATGAAGCAATAAAACTCTCCCATCTAGTAGACATTTAAGAAGTAAAAGTGCATAGAAAAGTAAAATGTATTTGCAGTTAACAAACAAAACATTTACCAAGTGACCGGCAGCCAGCTCCTTAAACTAATTATTCAATATTTTCATTAAAatctaaaaaaagaaaaacatgatTATATCTTGGCCAATGCAGTACCGAGATATTTAGCTTTCCAAATATTGTGCTGTTTTTGTGTTCAATTCTTTATTGCTTGTCTGTTGGTTAAAGCCATTCCCATTTTCAATGAGTTGAACCACCAAACAAGCACTATAGAAGTTGCAAACCATAGAAGAACTGGATATTTCTGTAGTTTTAATTCATGCAGTGCTGATACTCTTAAGTTTTAATTAGAAGGCCCAAAACCTTCAAATTCCTTTTTCCTTTCTCTGGGAAAATAGAAGCTGTCAATTCCAAATATTAAATTAAGAGAAACAGAAAAACACAAACTGTTACTTCTTAATCCTAAAAATATAAGTACCTAAATTAGAAAGCAACCAGCACTATTTTATAAAGAACAAATGCCCCtattagtaaaaaatttaaattttttactaataCCAATTAAGTTAAATGATAACAAGAAGAAAACAATCCTCAAttacattctttttttttttaaaggctaACTGAAATGCATAAATATCATTAACAAAGTTACACTGAAAACAATGAATGACAAATGCATACCACTTCCTTCCTTGGTGTCCGCTTCCTCTTGAGATTTGTTTTAGAGATCTCTTCCTCATAACTTCCATCTCTAGATGATTTGGTTTTCTTTATGGTTGACTATAGGGAAAGGTAAAGTAAATGTTCAACAAAATTAATGCCAGTAGGActgaagccaaaaaaaaaaaaaaaaaactcaattcatataaatttcataccttaacacCAGATGCTTCAGCGATATTCACATCTGAAATACCACTCAATGAACTTCTTTTCCTAATATTTTTTTGGACTGGTGAGCTGCCTCTTTTGAAATTCCTTACCTCTATCTTTGTCGACTGTTGCAGTGGTTTTTCCTCATGTTCACTGAGGAATCCAGCTTTCTCATCTGCAGAAGGCAAAGATGCCCCTTCGGTAATATTTGCAGCTAGAACTAATTTTCTTGAGTGCTTGTGTTGCTTTACTTCTGAGTTAGAATCAGCACCTTGATTCATAGTGCTCACATTCTTCTTCCGCCAGCCTCTTTTAGGATCACTTCCACCAGTAAGGCTTTGACTAATAGATGGGGAAGATGCACCTGTAACACTACCAGTTTCTGGTCTCAATCCTGTAAGTTCTCTCACACGTGCTAATGGCAGCGTTACCTTCTTTGAAACTGGATTTTCTGGGTTTAAATCTACTCCCTTGTTACGGGATATTCTCTCACAAGGTAATTTTGCAGTTTTTCTTCCTGCAGAAATCCAAGAATGATCATAGCCTTCCTCTGGATTCATCAAAGAATTAGGTTTCCACCCCCTTTTCCTAGCAATGGTCCCTGGCTCCATTTCCAAGTTGACTTCAGCTTCAGCATCTCCTTGTGCATCAGTACTTTCACTACACTGGATGACATTGCCAGCATTTCTAGTCGAACAATTTCCTTTGGTTGTTGACTTGGGAATAGCATCCACAGCTTGGAAAACTTCTCCAGGAGAAGCAGCAACTGGTGATAGCCCCTTAGTCACCTCAATaagataaattgaattttacaaCAATAATTTAGCCATAGCTTATATTGAAGAATCATGATATGCACTGTATATAATATAGGGTAAAAAAGCCAAAATTACACCCAAAAAATGTTGCACCATGAATCTTTATTACTTCTCTTCTTGCAACTACTCCAAAAACATATAAATAAATGTAGAAACATCCTAAGGTAAGAGGTGTGTCAAATATGCGAGGAATGCAAATACAGTTCCTTAGCAGAAAATACATACTATTTCACGAGCAATTTTCTGTATTAAGGTATGTTTCTAGAGGATTGAAATTTTGACTTTAACTTGCCATGTAAGGCTGATAAGCTGTTTTCTCATGGAGTTTTTATTTGCTTTACAATATCAATTGATTTGATTTGCTAGAGGTCATCCAATAGGTGAAATCATTCCCTGTTTGTTGGGACCTTTAGTGATTAGATATGTGTCAAAAAATTATGTCCACATTCCACAATTATGGATACCAACCAAGAATGAAATTATACACATAAAACACACCAGGACAAACATGCTGGCAAGGAACTGTGAACGTACAATTGATAATTTGCAAGTTTCTTAGAACATTTTTACAATATATATCCCGTCTCCCTCAGAAAATTGAAAGGAGATGAAATCCACACAAGAAAAGTCAGGGGTTAATCATCTCAGGAAAACTTATTGCAcggaaagaaaaagatgaagttAGGATTTATATTCAGCAAATGAAGAAACTTCCACATCAGTTTTCATCCAAAAAAACAATTTTGCAATTTGAAGACAATTAACACCGAAGTAGTATACCATTACCATTTCATGGAGGCATAGCCAGGAAGAAGAGACATACCAAATAGTCCCCAGAACCATTGACATGATTCTGTTCAAGAGTAAGACTCTCATCCTGGCATATAGAAGCAACTATAGGAGCAAACTCATCTAGAGCTATGCCTATGGCCTGCACTGCTTCCTTGACATAGGGTTTAAGTTTAGCGGCACAATTAGCGATAACTTTTGCACCAAGCTTCCATGCAATAGGAGAAACACTCTGAAATCATAATACTTTAAATTCATCAATCCCACATAAGCAACAAAAACCATAGTGAGAAAGGGGGGGCGGGGTAGCAGAAAGGCACATACAACATACCTGATTTTCCTTTCTTATACTGGCCAAAAGCGGAGTGAGAAGTTCAACTGATATATCTTCACTTTCATCTATGATCAGGGTCATAATTGTTTCCATGGCAAAAAATACAGCAGGTGGATGGTTGGACCTTGAATGAACATGAAGAATCTATCATTTGTCTATCAGATACAAAGATAAATATAGGCAAATAAAATGAAAACAGAAAAACAGCCATCAAATTCCATGATGTAGATTCACCAAAAGAGCAACTGAGATGACAGCAGTTAAAAATATAACATCCTGACCATTGTTACAATCATGGTATCAAGATGCTAATTTGACAATTAAATTCTGCAGCTAGTCTAATCTGTCTTTCAAACATTCTACATAGAACTACTAATATACTGCTTTGAATTTTCAGCAAGACAAGTCACCACTTGAGATAGAGATAGGTGACATCATGAAACAAAAAATAAACCACAACTCTATACCCATTATCTTTCAAACATCTAGATCTAACCatctctttaaaaattttgaattgttaTTGAACCTTTTTTTGTATGGTAGTGTTTGATCCATTCATGCTGTGATCTATAAAGATTGAAGTCAACTACCCTGGAATAGAGGCTCCTCAACGCCCGTGCCTTTCTTCACAGTAACACTCGTCCTAATCCAACTATAATGTTAATGAATAAAATTAACCATGCAATATTGCACAAggtctcaaaatttttcagaaACACCAGTTGA contains these protein-coding regions:
- the LOC110640776 gene encoding sister chromatid cohesion protein PDS5 homolog D isoform X3, whose protein sequence is MAINEIELQEQLKETGNRLLDPPSSIDELLNMLDKLECLLINVEQAPSRSMQDALLSPMKALISNALLRNSDTDVKVSAVSCISEITRITAPDAPYSDDHMKEIFQLTIAAFEKLSHVSSRCYTKAVSILDTVARVRSCLVMLDLELDELIIKMFQHFLKIIRSNHPPAVFFAMETIMTLIIDESEDISVELLTPLLASIRKENQSVSPIAWKLGAKVIANCAAKLKPYVKEAVQAIGIALDEFAPIVASICQDESLTLEQNHVNGSGDYLVTKGLSPVAASPGEVFQAVDAIPKSTTKGNCSTRNAGNVIQCSESTDAQGDAEAEVNLEMEPGTIARKRGWKPNSLMNPEEGYDHSWISAGRKTAKLPCERISRNKGVDLNPENPVSKKVTLPLARVRELTGLRPETGSVTGASSPSISQSLTGGSDPKRGWRKKNVSTMNQGADSNSEVKQHKHSRKLVLAANITEGASLPSADEKAGFLSEHEEKPLQQSTKIEVRNFKRGSSPVQKNIRKRSSLSGISDVNIAEASGVKSTIKKTKSSRDGSYEEEISKTNLKRKRTPRKEVPSDLGEQLTGRRIKVWWPKDKTFYEGVLDSYDPIKKKHKVLYADGDEEILNLRRERWELIGGAILPDEQEPKTDIPNADPSSDKPQKQNGEVILESAKQRKIDLKGATSISKRKARKSAGAVTQDEPIVADKAMDDTSRPNSGAEGDGKGSTGKLKIGVRGLESTASRKL
- the LOC110640776 gene encoding sister chromatid cohesion protein PDS5 homolog D isoform X8, with translation MAINEIELQEQLKETGNRLLDPPSSIDELLNMLDKLECLLINVEQAPSRSMQDALLSPMKALISNALLRNSDTDVKVSAVSCISEITRITAPDAPYSDDHMKEIFQLTIAAFEKLSHVSSRCYTKAVSILDTVARVRSCLVMLDLELDELIIKMFQHFLKIIRSNHPPAVFFAMETIMTLIIDESEDISVELLTPLLASIRKENQSVSPIAWKLGAKVIANCAAKLKPYVKEAVQAIGIALDEFAPIVASICQDESLTLEQNHVNGSGDYLVTKGLSPVAASPGEVFQAVDAIPKSTTKGNCSTRNAGNVIQCSESTDAQGDAEAEVNLEMEPGTIARKRGWKPNSLMNPEEGYDHSWISAGRKTAKLPCERISRNKGVDLNPENPVSKKVTLPLARVRELTGLRPETGSVTGASSPSISQSLTGGSDPKRGWRKKNVSTMNQDEKAGFLSEHEEKPLQQSTKIEVRNFKRGSSPVQKNIRKRSSLSGISDVNIAEASGVKSTIKKTKSSRDGSYEEEISKTNLKRKRTPRKEVPSDLGEQLTGRRIKVWWPKDKTFYEGVLDSYDPIKKKHKVLYADGDEEILNLRRERWELIGGAILPDEQEPKTDIPNADPSSDKPQKQNGEVILESAKQRKIDLKGSRATSISKRKARKSAGAVTQDEPIVADKAMDDTSRPNSGAEGDGKGSTGKLKIGVRGLESTASRKL
- the LOC110640776 gene encoding sister chromatid cohesion protein PDS5 homolog D isoform X6; its protein translation is MAINEIELQEQLKETGNRLLDPPSSIDELLNMLDKLECLLINVEQAPSRSMQDALLSPMKALISNALLRNSDTDVKVSAVSCISEITRITAPDAPYSDDHMKEIFQLTIAAFEKLSHVSSRCYTKAVSILDTVARVRSCLVMLDLELDELIIKMFQHFLKIIRSNHPPAVFFAMETIMTLIIDESEDISVELLTPLLASIRKENQSVSPIAWKLGAKVIANCAAKLKPYVKEAVQAIGIALDEFAPIVASICQDESLTLEQNHVNGSGDYLVTKGLSPVAASPGEVFQAVDAIPKSTTKGNCSTRNAGNVIQCSESTDAQGDAEAEVNLEMEPGTIARKRGWKPNSLMNPEEGYDHSWISAGRKTAKLPCERISRNKGVDLNPENPVSKKVTLPLARVRELTGLRPETGSVTGASSPSISQSLTGGSDPKRGWRKKNVSTMNQGADSNSEVKQHKHSRKLVLAANITEGASLPSADEKAGFLSEHEEKPLQQSTKIEVRNFKRGSSPVQKNIRKRSSLSGISDVNIAEASGVKSTIKKTKSSRDGSYEEEISKTNLKRKRTPRKEVPSDLGEQLTGRRIKVWWPKDKTFYEGVLDSYDPIKKKHKVLYADGDEEILNLRRERWELIGGAILPDEQEPKTDIPNADPSSDKSRATSISKRKARKSAGAVTQDEPIVADKAMDDTSRPNSGAEGDGKGSTGKLKIGVRGLESTASRKL
- the LOC110640776 gene encoding sister chromatid cohesion protein PDS5 homolog D isoform X5, which produces MAINEIELQEQLKETGNRLLDPPSSIDELLNMLDKLECLLINVEQAPSRSMQDALLSPMKALISNALLRNSDTDVKVSAVSCISEITRITAPDAPYSDDHMKEIFQLTIAAFEKLSHVSSRCYTKAVSILDTVARVRSCLVMLDLELDELIIKMFQHFLKIIRSNHPPAVFFAMETIMTLIIDESEDISVELLTPLLASIRKENQSVSPIAWKLGAKVIANCAAKLKPYVKEAVQAIGIALDEFAPIVASICQDESLTLEQNHVNGSGDYLGLSPVAASPGEVFQAVDAIPKSTTKGNCSTRNAGNVIQCSESTDAQGDAEAEVNLEMEPGTIARKRGWKPNSLMNPEEGYDHSWISAGRKTAKLPCERISRNKGVDLNPENPVSKKVTLPLARVRELTGLRPETGSVTGASSPSISQSLTGGSDPKRGWRKKNVSTMNQGADSNSEVKQHKHSRKLVLAANITEGASLPSADEKAGFLSEHEEKPLQQSTKIEVRNFKRGSSPVQKNIRKRSSLSGISDVNIAEASGVKSTIKKTKSSRDGSYEEEISKTNLKRKRTPRKEVPSDLGEQLTGRRIKVWWPKDKTFYEGVLDSYDPIKKKHKVLYADGDEEILNLRRERWELIGGAILPDEQEPKTDIPNADPSSDKPQKQNGEVILESAKQRKIDLKGSRATSISKRKARKSAGAVTQDEPIVADKAMDDTSRPNSGAEGDGKGSTGKLKIGVRGLESTASRKL
- the LOC110640776 gene encoding sister chromatid cohesion protein PDS5 homolog D isoform X1, with the translated sequence MAINEIELQEQLKETGNRLLDPPSSIDELLNMLDKLECLLINVEQAPSRSMQDALLSPMKALISNALLRNSDTDVKVSAVSCISEITRITAPDAPYSDDHMKEIFQLTIAAFEKLSHVSSRCYTKAVSILDTVARVRSCLVMLDLELDELIIKMFQHFLKIIRSNHPPAVFFAMETIMTLIIDESEDISVELLTPLLASIRKENQSVSPIAWKLGAKVIANCAAKLKPYVKEAVQAIGIALDEFAPIVASICQDESLTLEQNHVNGSGDYLVTKGLSPVAASPGEVFQAVDAIPKSTTKGNCSTRNAGNVIQCSESTDAQGDAEAEVNLEMEPGTIARKRGWKPNSLMNPEEGYDHSWISAGRKTAKLPCERISRNKGVDLNPENPVSKKVTLPLARVRELTGLRPETGSVTGASSPSISQSLTGGSDPKRGWRKKNVSTMNQGADSNSEVKQHKHSRKLVLAANITEGASLPSADEKAGFLSEHEEKPLQQSTKIEVRNFKRGSSPVQKNIRKRSSLSGISDVNIAEASGVKSTIKKTKSSRDGSYEEEISKTNLKRKRTPRKEVPSDLGEQLTGRRIKVWWPKDKTFYEGVLDSYDPIKKKHKVLYADGDEEILNLRRERWELIGGAILPDEQEPKTDIPNADPSSDKPQKQNGEVILESAKQRKIDLKGSRATSISKRKARKSAGAVTQDEPIVADKAMDDTSRPNSGAEGDGKGSTGKLKIGVRGLESTASRKL
- the LOC110640776 gene encoding sister chromatid cohesion protein PDS5 homolog D isoform X7: MAINEIELQEQLKETGNRLLDPPSSIDELLNMLDKLECLLINVEQAPSRSMQDALLSPMKALISNALLRNSDTDVKVSAVSCISEITRITAPDAPYSDDHMKEIFQLTIAAFEKLSHVSSRCYTKAVSILDTVARVRSCLVMLDLELDELIIKMFQHFLKIIRSNHPPAVFFAMETIMTLIIDESEDISVELLTPLLASIRKENQSVSPIAWKLGAKVIANCAAKLKPYVKEAVQAIGIALDEFAPIVASICQDESLTLEQNHVNGSGDYLVTKGLSPVAASPGEVFQAVDAIPKSTTKGNCSTRNAGNVIQCSESTDAQGDAEAEVNLEMEPGTIARKRGWKPNSLMNPEEGYDHSWISAGRKTAKLPCERISRNKGVDLNPENPVSKKVTLPLARVRELTGLRPETGSVTGASSPSISQSLTGGSDPKRGWRKKNVSTMNQGADSNSEVKQHKHSRKLVLAANITEGASLPSADEKAGFLSEHEEKPLQQSTKIEVRNFKRGSSPVQKNIRKRSSLSGISDVNIAEASGVKSTIKKTKSSRDGSYEEEISKTNLKRKRTPRKEVPSDLGEQLTGRRIKVWWPKDKTFYEGVLDSYDPIKKKHKVLYADGDEEILNLRRERWELIGGAILPDEEPKTDIPNADPSSDKSRATSISKRKARKSAGAVTQDEPIVADKAMDDTSRPNSGAEGDGKGSTGKLKIGVRGLESTASRKL
- the LOC110640776 gene encoding sister chromatid cohesion protein PDS5 homolog D isoform X2, whose amino-acid sequence is MAINEIELQEQLKETGNRLLDPPSSIDELLNMLDKLECLLINVEQAPSRSMQDALLSPMKALISNALLRNSDTDVKVSAVSCISEITRITAPDAPYSDDHMKEIFQLTIAAFEKLSHVSSRCYTKAVSILDTVARVRSCLVMLDLELDELIIKMFQHFLKIIRSNHPPAVFFAMETIMTLIIDESEDISVELLTPLLASIRKENQSVSPIAWKLGAKVIANCAAKLKPYVKEAVQAIGIALDEFAPIVASICQDESLTLEQNHVNGSGDYLVTKGLSPVAASPGEVFQAVDAIPKSTTKGNCSTRNAGNVIQCSESTDAQGDAEAEVNLEMEPGTIARKRGWKPNSLMNPEEGYDHSWISAGRKTAKLPCERISRNKGVDLNPENPVSKKVTLPLARVRELTGLRPETGSVTGASSPSISQSLTGGSDPKRGWRKKNVSTMNQGADSNSEVKQHKHSRKLVLAANITEGASLPSADEKAGFLSEHEEKPLQQSTKIEVRNFKRGSSPVQKNIRKRSSLSGISDVNIAEASGVKSTIKKTKSSRDGSYEEEISKTNLKRKRTPRKEVPSDLGEQLTGRRIKVWWPKDKTFYEGVLDSYDPIKKKHKVLYADGDEEILNLRRERWELIGGAILPDEEPKTDIPNADPSSDKPQKQNGEVILESAKQRKIDLKGSRATSISKRKARKSAGAVTQDEPIVADKAMDDTSRPNSGAEGDGKGSTGKLKIGVRGLESTASRKL
- the LOC110640776 gene encoding sister chromatid cohesion protein PDS5 homolog D isoform X4 gives rise to the protein MAINEIELQEQLKETGNRLLDPPSSIDELLNMLDKLECLLINVEQAPSRSMQDALLSPMKALISNALLRNSDTDVKVSAVSCISEITRITAPDAPYSDDHMKEIFQLTIAAFEKLSHVSSRCYTKAVSILDTVARVRSCLVMLDLELDELIIKMFQHFLKIIRSNHPPAVFFAMETIMTLIIDESEDISVELLTPLLASIRKENQSVSPIAWKLGAKVIANCAAKLKPYVKEAVQAIGIALDEFAPIVASICQDESLTLEQNHVNGSGDYLVTKGLSPVAASPGEVFQAVDAIPKSTTKGNCSTRNAGNVIQCSESTDAQGDAEAEVNLEMEPGTIARKRGWKPNSLMNPEEGYDHSWISAGRKTAKLPCERISRNKGVDLNPENPVSKKVTLPLARVRELTGLRPETGSVTGASSPSISQSLTGGSDPKRGWRKKNVSTMNQGADSNSEVKQHKHSRKLVLAANITEGASLPSADEKAGFLSEHEEKPLQQSTKIEVRNFKRGSSPVQKNIRKRSSLSGISDVNIAEASGVKSTIKKTKSSRDGSYEEEISKTNLKRKRTPRKEVPSDLGEQLTGRRIKVWWPKDKTFYEGVLDSYDPIKKKHKVLYADGDEEILNLRRERWELIGGAILPDEEPKTDIPNADPSSDKPQKQNGEVILESAKQRKIDLKGATSISKRKARKSAGAVTQDEPIVADKAMDDTSRPNSGAEGDGKGSTGKLKIGVRGLESTASRKL